The following DNA comes from Gadus chalcogrammus isolate NIFS_2021 chromosome 12, NIFS_Gcha_1.0, whole genome shotgun sequence.
ttgtttgtttttctcctcttttttttttttcttctctttttaaattatttgtcACTCAGGGGAGGTGGGTGCTGATGTCGACGAGggattttgggggggggttcactCCTAGCACCTCACCTCTTGTCACCGACCTGGCGGTCTGATTCTACCCTCCGGGCTAAATGCACGCTACATTGACCCTCGCCCGGGTACGGAGCGCTAAATGAGAGCCTTGTCCTCGCTGAATAaccacaaggggggggggggagggggggctctcAGCACTTTGTCTGCTTTATCTTGTTTATCTTTTATGTAACTCCATTTTTACACGTCTCAGATCCTGCACCATCGCGTGACTTTTAAATCAGttgttcccccccccgccccccggtgCAAAACGAAAGTACTGAAATCTAATCCTGACCGAACGAAGTATGGCGCAGTACTGTCGGTTCTCAAAACATCAACCCTGCCTCCCACTAGGTGGCATGGGGTAAGCACACACGAATCACTGCCCTCAAAGAACACAATGCAACGAGCTACACGACGGAGGCAGTATGTGATTTTTGCACTATTCAAAGTGTTGTTAACCAATGATTTGTACCGATTTCGTTGTCTTTAATTCTATGgtcatatatagatatatatttatttgcattatgtcATGCAAAGTGGTCTCTGTGAGATGGCTTTGttattgtttaaaataaatcaagTGTTGGAAGAATTACataatgctttgtgtgtgttttttgtgtgtgaggaaGAGGTGGATCTCACTCTTTGATAATATCTAAAAAGCAATTGGCCATGCAGTTCAAATAGGCCGATTGGTTTATATGACCAGGGGAACTATTCACTCATCTTGACACAAACTCCAGAGGCTGTCTGGACCCAGACTGCTTGATGCACGTGAGAATTTGTTAAACACAAGCTTGCTGGATcagtctggttcccaggctagaGAATTTGAATACTTCGcacaaaatgtaaatttctACTGGAAAATGTGTTGACACTGCAGCAACAATGCGGGACCCGTTTCCTACTCTCGTGAAAGAAGGAAACGTTTGTTATTCGTTCAAACTTCTGCAATtcatatattttaaaaataatttgcattACTTTAGCCTCTGAATCTACTGAGAAATTGGTGACTATTTTATTGGTCACCAATTGGTTTATTggcattttgtttttaatacaTTTCTAATTGTAGGTCCAGAGATAATCTGCGCTGTAATTAGAGATGTCATGGTCTTTGATGAAATGCTAATTATTTCCTGTAAAGCAGGTTCACATTAATGATTACTAAGGATTAGCGGTTAGCCTAGGAAATGCAGACTCGCTATACTGGTTCTTTCAGCACTCTTGTTGGGAAGTATTGCAATGTGTGTACAATTATGCTAACCAATCAAAGAACTTTCCCTTCTGGTTCAATTCGATGTAGGAAATCACTCGACAACAATATCCTTCTAATCTTTATTCTATTCTAGAAAACCTTCAAAGCTGTGACCGTTGATACTTTATTTGCGACGTAGTAGCTAGTTCGTTCAACAGTTGTGCCGCTCCGAGCAGGATTCAGGTGTCCTGGATGTTGGGTGGAGCCGGTTCTCCGACCGTCTTCTGGTACGCACAGAGCTGGAAGGCGCCTGTCCACACGGAGCCGGAAAAACGGTTAGAAACATCACGTCCACGAGATCTATCAGTCCGGAGGACCAGGAGGCCTTACAGTCTGAGGTTGCATTTCTTGTGTCAATGAAAAGAACATAAGGTGAATCTCACACATTGAGAACGCGTAATGCAACGAAACCTACTGTATCAAAGTATAAAGTATTGTAATATACATATGTCTATGTACCCTTTTGCATCATCCTATAGCTGTTAATGTTCCCCTAGATGAGGGATCTTAATTTATAAAGAATATCAACACTCAAGGGAATTCTTGGGAAAATGTAGAGTTTTGCAATGAACAGAATGGAACACGTTATACATGCGTGACTCTCGTATCCAATCTGAAACGTATATCTATTTGTTTCACCTGCAGCGAAGGACAGAATGATGGCCACCCAGCCTGTGATGTAGGACCAGGAGAAGCGCCAGTCCATGAACCTCTTGCCGAAGAACGTGACCGTCACACCAGTGTAAATAGCCAGGGCCAGCAGTGCCAGGAACCCTGTGGGGTCAGGAAACAAACAGCCGCACACTTCAATAAACAGCCCACGCAATGCATGAAAGTGTGCCATAGGTTAACCACGCAGCCGCCTCGCGCCTTTCCTTTGTTTCGCGTTTAATGTCGCCTGGGGACAATGCTAAACGTATCGCTCACGATAAGATAGGCTGCATTGTCCCCTTTTAATACGTTTCAATGTTTGCTTTTGCACTCAAACCCATCACAGTCCTTATTGTAATGATATATTGGAACGGTTTGGAGAAACAATAGAGCTCTATTTTGTTCCACCTTTATACCTAAGAATGGGagacaccgtgtgtgtgtgtgtgcatgtgagagaaaaagacactgtgtatttctttgtgagagagagacaccgtgtgtgtgtcttcgtgtgtgtgtctttgtgtgagacggagagtgtgtgtgtctgtgcgtgtgtgtgtgtgttacctgagaGGATCAGGGCGATGCCCCCTGTGCGGACCCTCCTGCTCTTGGTGCCGTTAGCGAAGGCGCTGAGGCCCAGGACCACGCCGGCGAAGCAGCTCAGCACGGCCAGCAGCATGAAGGCCCGGGTGGCGTCCCAGAAGGCTGAGACGCAGCGGAGGCACAGAGGTCACGCCTTAACCATCGGTCAGACACAGAAACCTACCAACGCTGATCACTGTccttcccgtgtgtgtgtgtgtgctgttagcCCATCACTATccttcccgtgtgtgtgtgtgtgtgtgtgtgtgtgtgtgtgtgtgtgtgtgtgttgtacactTATCACcttccttcctgtgtgtgtgtgtgtgtggtgtgtgtgtcgtaccCTTATCACTATCctttctatgtatgtgtgtgttgtctaaCCCTCACTATccttgccgtgtgtgtgtgtgtgtgtgtgtgtgtgtgtgtgtctgtttgtgtgtgtgtgtgttgtacactTATCACTATccttctatgtatgtgtgtgttgtctaaCCCTCACTatccttcctgtgtgtgtgtgtgtgtgtgtgtgtgtgtgtgtgtgtgtgtgtgtgtgtgtgtgtgtgtgtgtgtgtgttgtacactTATCACCttcattcctgtgtgtgtgtgtgtttgcgtgtgtgtgttgtacactCATCACcttccttcctgtgtgtgtgtgtgtgtgtgtgtgtgttgtacccTTATCACTATCctttctatgtatgtgtgtgtgttccctaaccATCACTATCCTtcccgtgtgtctgtgtgtgtgtgttccatgtgGCCTTCCCCTCAAACAAAAGCCGTCCACCACTACATCCCATTTGTTAAAGACGGTTGATGGAGCTCGGTCGACCAACAGATCGACCAACAGCAACGCAGACGTTCGGCGCCGACTCACCCACTGTCATGGTGTGGGCGTGGCATTTGTGATTGATGCAGAATCTCCAGAGCCCCTGATTGGCCGAGCTGCCCGAGTACCGGTACTGCATCCAGAAGTCGGTCACCGTGGAGACGATGAGGAGCACCAGGGAAACCACCCCGCAGAGCGTGCCCCCTCCGGCCAGCGTGTAGAGCATCGAGGAGAAGCTTCGGCAGGCGCTGACCTCCTGGAAAACAACtgaggagaggtcaaaggtcattcttttgttttttttctgctcaTGATTTAGCTTATGAAGCGATTGTGAAGCGTCTTTGAGCACTGGgaaaagcgctatatcaatttgatctattattattattattattatataggaTTTCTATCAACAGTATACAAATTTGTCTGCGGAATACTTTTCCATAACCCTATAGTTGTTTATGTCGACCACATTAACACTTTTAAGAGATGGATGAAAAAACCTGAACCTTGAGacttatgtaggcctacttattgtCCCAAGATGTTATAACAGTCgtaatttgtttgtgtgctattATACATCTTTATAATTGAATCTGTTCAGCTCCTGGAGGATTTCTCTACGTTCCTTGTATTGTTTCTCTGTGGGCCTTTTTCacgcggcggccatcttggttctgaatGCTAGCTGTGAGCTGGAGCTcatgtttagaaccaagatggccgctaggatGGTGAATAAGGCCCATTCTCTTTAAATCTAGACAAACTGAACACAAGGCCATGCCCTAGATGGGTGCACTCATCCACAGCGCTGTTATTAACTCGGGAGTTAATGTTTCAGTGTATATTATGGTtttataatatatcatattattatatGTTGACGTCGAAATCGTGTCAATATGGATATGGCAAAGCCTTCAGGCTTAGTGGTCGTAGAATATTGGCAGTCGGcgaatttaaatatatatccgGTCAAcgtgaaaaaataataaagtagcAAAACAAAGGCAACAAAACAGTTTGGCCAACATGGCCTCCTGTCAAAGGGAGTGCTGATGGCACAGTTCACAGATCCATTGTTACTGACTAAGTCTCTTCAATGACCCCCACACTCCCGGCCCCAGGCCCAGCAGCAGAAAAAGCGGTCAGCATTGTTGCTCTGCcactcacgcatgcacatgcatgcacatgagCTGTTTGCACTTTTCAAAAAATCAGCACTTATTTAAAACTACAACACATTGTTGCAGTGTTGGACTTAGCTTTAGGATGAGTTCAACAACTCAACACAGAATTTCCTGACAGCTGTCAAATACCTCAAACTTAACTTCATGAAGTAATTTTTGAACGGATACTTTTTGATGATGGAAGAACATATAATGTAGTGAAACCCGGACCAAGCCTCAATGTATAAAGAcgattattataatattaaaatatGTTTACACAGCCTTTTCTATCATCCTACATCTGTAAAAGTTCTCCCAGGTCACACTTCTAGACGATAGATGTTAATTTTAAGGAATCTGAGAATTCTGACCCCTCTCCAAGGAAAATTGTAAAACATCACACAAGTTTTGCCACAAATTGAGTTAAAACAAGAAGAATGAATGTGGGGTACCTTACTGTTGCTAGGTGAGCTGCTGTCTCTCCTGACTCTCCCGGGTTAGTGGCTTGACGTTGGGGGGCCTATCCGTTTTATCCCTGTCCCTCCTGCTTCCCATTGTCCGGCCAACAAAAGCGGGAATGATCGAGGGCAGCGtaaaaaataaaggtaaatccccatccccccctctctctctctctctgtttctctctgtttctctatccCGGCTTGTTTAATTACCCACTGTGGGGCTGACCATCTCTCaatctccctccatcctcctttCCAACCCtcttcgtcatcatcatcatccacctcatcatcatcagcgtGTCTTCTCACAGGTCCTCGTCTTCCTTGTGTTCTTTCACCCACCCTTGCCCACATCTCTCTGCTGTGGCTCAGGCGGCAGAGAAGGTCGTCCGGCAACCCCGagaggttgctagtttgatcccagGCACCGCAGACCCAAGTGTCCAGGCGTCCCTGGGCATGACACCTAACcccgactgctcccgacgagatGGCTGTTGCTGTTGACAaggtgtgtgattgtgaagAGCAAATTGTGTGGCCTCAGTTCAGAGAAGTTTAAATGCAGTCTATGTTAATTTCTTCCCTGCATCTTTGCTTGAAAGATGCACATCGGTTCTGGCAATACCTGACTGCACCGTGGTCAACCCAGAGGGTAGTTAGGGTAGGCATTCCCTCCGTCCATCAAACAATTCAGCCCACACCCCTATACGGAGCCGTCCTGTCTTGTACTGACCccgttaataataataatgatacattttatttgtagagcactttacattcgaaaatctcaaagtgctacagagtttaagagagagaaaagggttgTTAAAACATATACGTATACGGTAAAAGAGAAATTAGCAAAaggctttttaaaaaaaaaaaaaaagtcttaagGTTGTATTGTGTGGGGCcttcagtacagtacagtacttcAGTACAGGttgtcagggagggcgttccatagtctgaCCAGACCGTTCTGGTCTGGTAGAAGGAACTGATTTGGTTACATTGGTGGCTTCAGAGGATGTCATTTAGCTACCCCTCCGCTACAGGGCTTTGTATGAATTTTCACACAGGTTTCACATCTTTCCACTAAAACTGATAAATAGGGGAGCACTTTCAACTATAGGTTGATGGAAAAGGGGTCTGTGGACTTGTATGTCAATGACCTAGAGCGGCAGTCTGCTCAAATACTGGATCCACTTTTTATTTTGCCCGTAATAGAAACCGGCCATTGCATTTGCTTTGTCGTTACTAATTGCTTATGTTGTTGAAAGGCGTGGCAATGATTAGGAATGCTTTTAGCTGCTTTGTGTTTAACAATGGATGAATCCGATGATTACATTGGTGAATCTAAATGTAAAGAGCTGGGGAAATTGAAACAGACAAAATATCAAATGAGTTAGAATACAGTTTGAATTAAAAATCAAATGGGATAGTATGATTCTACTACGTTTCGTTACATTAAAACAAAAGCGTCCATTTAGGATGCAGTGCCTTACATTATGTTCATTCAACAAAGTAATTCAAGTGCAAACAACTTCAAAACATAAGCAAAGCAACTGCTTTTAAGTGCTACGATATAAAAAGAGATCGAAGAAGACGAGATTGAAGAAGAAAATTAGAAAGCAAATCATTTGATTAAATTAAATACTATAAGGCAGTACTTTTGGAATCATTTCGCCACAATTCATGTAAACATTAATTTTACACTATTTAATGCATTCTTTAGATCCTAATATTGTTTCCGCATCAATGTAGGCTTCACACAGTTTGAGGTACTTCTAAAACAAGGTAAAGAACTGAATTACTGAAAAAAAACGACCATCACAATCAATATAACGTAGATTTTATTTTGCAACCCCTTGTATTATTCATGAACTTCATGAGGTTTGTCCCTTTTGATTCAGGCCACATGAAGCAACCACAAACACGCTATTTCCGCCACAAGAACAGTTATAGTATTCAATGTTATGTTTCTATGCATCCAAAGGATAATAAATACGCTGTATTTGCATTCATTTATTACATTATAAGGCAAACAAGGAACGGGAATAAAGCTTTTCAAATAAAACGTCTTCTCTCCACCTTTAAAGACATAAGTATTTCTCAGTATTTATAACATTACTTGACATTCTACAAAGTTTTAAAAACACACGCAATCCATCGGCATTGACAAAATATTGAATATTCCAATTAGAAAGCAATGTGTGTCTGATTCTAACTTACTTGGCAATACACAGTAAGGTATTACAAATATCTAAAGTACAACCCCGTGAATGTGGGGATTCTACATGCAGTTATTATTTCGTCCACATCAAACCCTTATTAGACTAGGGATCAGGTCTCTGTTATTTTCATACAGGAAAAGGAATGCAGTAAAATGGCACAAAGGTTGAGAGATTCAAATTAGGCAGCAGCATGAGCAGGAACATCAATTGGGGAAAAAGTACCTCATTGGAAAAATAAGGTTCAGTTTGCATAATGtaacacacaaacgtgcatacACCctcacacgtgcatacacacattaatacaagCAGTGACATTCAGTGTGTATGTACAGCAGTCCATACTGAAGAGAAAGCTATTAGGCACATGACTGCAAAAGCACACATACAAgtagacacacataaacacgcaaaGTCAACGCCTTTCAcaccttttttttgtctttagtACCATGtacaataattattttcttaaataaaaatatccaaTGATGAGGTTGTTGTTAgctaacacagacacaatccGTGACACACCACACGACTATCgtgacacacacgcgcacacacacacacacgcacacagtctgtGATGTTGTGCCCGTAGAAGCCCTACCTATCTCTAGGGGCTAGGGGCTGGGTGCTAGGTGCCGGCGTTGCGCGCCCAGAGGGCGACCGTCCGGTCTGCGGAGGACGAGACGAAGGCCAGGTCCCTCGTGTGCCACCGGGACTGGATCACCTTGCCGTCGTGCTCCCCGGCAACGGTCTGGGGCAGCGGCTTGGTCAGGTCCcctggtgagggggagggggagaacgCAGCGTGAGGTAGGGCTGGGCAATGCACTGCAACttatttgttctcgattcagatttttttttttaatcgattatttccataaataaaaaaaataaaaaagaagcaTACTCAGTGTGatctagaagcgagtatgcctaaatgtacatgccctatgctgcaagtttagctcaggaacaatactatacaatggtgttttccctttttgctagttaaagcacaatgaaatggttaattcattatgaaatggttaattctaaataatattttggtatttttgtcatcttcacttattattgaatcgatatcgaagcaattggatcaatatcgaatCGAAATCTAATCGAATGAAGACCTAAAGAATCTAATTCTTTAGGTCAGCCCTAGCATGATGTTAGGAACTGTCCTCCAGACCTAAATGGTCAAAGCACTCAAAGATAAGGCAAGTTCTCGTCCAACTTTCCTCTCATTGATTCATGTATTCAAATTAGGATCAGGGTTTCATCTGATTATCTTGACCGCTTCCCCAATAACATCTATTACACCTTTTCCCAGACTTTCATTCGTTTTGCATGACTAAGCCTCCTCGCTGACCCCCAGAGGTAATTTACGGAACTGCGCTCCCTGATTTGcatgacccacacacacggtAAAAGCGGTAGGAGTTTGGAGCAGGTGCATGTGCAAACAAAGGGTTCCACGAGAGGGTTCAACGCTTGTGGTTACTTGATTTGTATTCTGTACTAATGACCATATTGGGAGTACCGCAACGTTGTGGTCCCTCTTCCCCGCCCGTGGTACCTTGCAGGTCGGTGACCACCACCTTGTGGTCGTAGGAGCCGGTGAGGAGGTAGTGAGCCCCCAGCGAGAAGCGCACCGAGCGCACGTCGGAGCTGTGCGGCCGGTAGGTCTGCACCATGCGGCCCCCGCGCACGTCGTACAGCATGCAGCTGCTGTCCTCCTGGCCGGTCGCTAGGAGACGCCCGCTGGGGTCCACGGCAACCGACGCCACCGCACTTCCTGGTTGTGGGAGAgatggctgtgattggttgaggcTTAAAGTTGATGCTGGCGTTTGTTAAAATATCGTttgaacattgaaaaaaaaataataataattcagtaACTGGAGTAAACCAGGATTCATCAAGTAATGCTTGGTTACTTTCACCTGCACTCGCCGTGTGCATCGTGAGTGTCCACTGACAAAACTTTAATCAAACTTTTATAAGTTGACACGCTCCTGATTATCAAGAACAGACTAATGACGTTTGCACTAGCGGGTGCGGCAGTAGTTCagcaggtagagcgggttggctggtaaccgcaaggttgctagttcgatccccggcgcCTCCTAgcgtgtgtcgaggtgtccctgagcaaggcacctaaccccaactgctcccgacgagctgatTGTCTcctttgcatggctgactccgccgtctgtgtatgtatgtatgcgtgtatgaatgggtgattgtgtggcaatattgtaaagcgccaCTGGTTACAGataaagcgctatataaatgcagaccATTTACCATTTTTATAAACCTCGTCTGTAGCCGGTTTGTGCTGCCCCGATTTAGGCTTTGGTTACTCTTTTGAAAAAGTTAAATATGGAAGTGTGTCTGTCTTTTActgtaattaattatttttgttttataacATGTAATATAGCAAAAAAAGCTGAAAGGagaccatttaaaaaaatcaaataGAGCACAATACGACCAGGCTCGGAGGTCCTCACCAGAGCCGTGCAGCGAGGTGCCCACCACCCGCACGCAGCTGGGCACCCGCAGGTCCCAGAAGCGCACCGTCTTGTCCTGGGAGCCCGACGCGATCATCCAGCCGCCCCACGTGTACAGGGACAGGATGTGACCTGGTAGGGCGCCACAGAACAAAATGGTGGTCAGAGAAAACAACATACATTTagcactgcagaaaataaacacaatcacattacattatgtaatatattttattttaactagAGGTTTGGCATCTTATTTTAGGATGAGAGATTCACTTTTATGAGGTGAATCTTGATGAAAGTTTTGTTGAGTAGGTCGTGAGTAAGGTGAAGCTATGCTTTAAAATGGCAATCTAAAATATATGTTTCCTTCACTTTGGCCATGGATTGGCTGATAAGTGTTTATATACCTTTATTAGTCCCAAGAGTAACAGATATAGCATCGCCAAAGACAGAGTTGATAACGGGCTTTAGGTTCAATCGCCATAGTGTCACCTCAGACGGCGATAGCGCGTCACTTTATCTTCATTTACAGTAAGCTCACCCAGAGGTTTACGACAGGTTTCCAACGTCCCCGTCATAAACCTCTGGGTGAGCGGTCAGGAACCAGCGtctaatacatacatacattttattcacGGGCACCTTTTTTGACACTCCAGTCAAGTCACCTTACAAAATCAAAAACAATCAACCAAACAGTCATAAGAGCaagcaaaaaatatattataatataaaaataataaaacagtgTACAAAAGAGGCAAGGGTCATTCCAGTCCCAAGGATGCAACTGACTTAAAGGGAGCAGGCTTCTCTGAATAGATCAGTTTTCAGGTGAGATTAATGAGCGTCAGAGCGCGTACCGGTGTGTCCACTGAGCGCGTGCAGACCCTGGCCTCTCTGACAGTCCGTGATGTAGATGTTGCAGTCCCCCGCCCCGGCGCTGATCAGCGACGCGCTGCGCGAGCCCCCGCCCTCCATGAAGGCCAGGTCCCGGATGGTCCCGTCGTGCATGCTGAACTCCAGGTCCGGccctgcatcacacacacacacacacacacacacacacacacacacacacatcatagacaacacacacacgacacacaacacacactgctcaggaggtagagcaggttggctggtggtaaccggaaggttgccagTTGGATGCCCAGCTCCTACTAGCCGGGTGTCAGGGtgtccctcacccctcctgctcccgacgagctggctgtcgccttgcatggctgacaccgccgtcggtgtgggaacgtgtgcgtgaatgggtgaatgtggggcaatgttgtaaagcgctttgggtggccaccggttagaaaagcactacataaatgcagtccattcaccatttacacacacatcatacgCAACACACAAAACAGGCACACAAAGATTTAAAGCGCAGCAGagattggggattgaaccctaAACCTTCCGGCAGGGAAATGACCCCTACACACTATCCACGACTGGTAATGGGTGCTTCCTTAATGGGAAACTAGGGAAATACTGGGGCCTATTTAGACTGTAACTGATGCATTGAATGGAAGTTTCCTTTATGGAAAGCGAGTGGGTCCCACAGccaagaagacacacacacacacacacacagggctgtggCTGTACCTGTGGCGTTGCAGGTGTCTGCGTTGAACGGCAGGACTTTGACAAACTTGTCGTTGGAGCCGGTGGCCAGCAGCTGGCCGCACTGGCTCCAGGCCACGCAGTAGATGGAACCCTTGTGGTGCTTGTTCCTCCG
Coding sequences within:
- the lim2.2 gene encoding lens intrinsic membrane protein 2.2, which codes for MLYTLAGGGTLCGVVSLVLLIVSTVTDFWMQYRYSGSSANQGLWRFCINHKCHAHTMTVAFWDATRAFMLLAVLSCFAGVVLGLSAFANGTKSRRVRTGGIALILSGFLALLALAIYTGVTVTFFGKRFMDWRFSWSYITGWVAIILSFAAGAFQLCAYQKTVGEPAPPNIQDT